TCGGTCACCTCCATCAGCGCCTCTTCGCTGATGCCGATGGACGCGGCCTGCCCGCCCTTTTGATATTGATCCGCATAAAAGTTCCGGTCAAAGGCCGTCCACTCCACGGAAGTAAGCAGTACGATCAACAACCAGGAGAGCGCAAACACGCAGCCCAACAGGGCCGGTCCTATCTTCTTCAAGGTCTCCAAGCTTATCCCTCCTCCTGCCAGATCCACACGCGCGCAGGCGCGGCCTCAGCCCCCGCCAGCTTTAGTGGCGCACAGATCAGTTGTATCGCCCCAGAACGCACCTCCCGCAGCGGCACGGTTTCCAGCGCCACAGCCAGGCGGCCTTTTAAAAATGCGCGGTGGGTCTGATCCCCTATCCGCCCCATCGGCCCGATGGAAAAAGCGTCTATCCCCAAAAGCTGGATGCCTTGACGCGCAAGGTAGGCGGCCGCTTCGGGCTCCAGCGCGATAAAGTCGCTGCGAAAGCCACCAGACCCCAGCCATTTAGAATTATCCGTTTTGATCAGCAACCGTTTGCAGCCTTCCGGGAACCGGCCCTGCACATCCTGCGTGCGTATATGGCCTGTAAGCTGACCGGTGAGATCCAGAACGTAAGCCGGGCCCACCAGCACCTGCGCGTCAAACGCATCTACCCGCGCGCCGGCAGGATCGTAGTGAAAGGGCGCGTCGATATGCGTACCGCAATGCGTGCCCTGCCCAAAACGGCTTTGAGTGGATACCGCACCGGCTACCTGCGCGGTTTGTTCAATCGCCATACAAAACGGCTCATCGCCCGGCCAAACCGGCATGCCGTTTTCCATCGGCACAGTGGCGTCTATCCACATCCGGCCCTTCCTCCCCGTTTACAAAAAAAGCCCCTTGGGGCTTTTTTATGTTCTCCGCGTTAGCCGCGGGTCACCTTAAAATTGGTGGGCACGATCTGCACATAGGTATTGCCCGGCGCCAGGGTGATGACCTTGCCATCTTCGTCCTTAAACACCGTCTGGGCCGTTTCGCTGGTCTTTTCCCAGGTACCCTTGCGCATTACGCCATCGCAATAATATTCCGCATTGCCCGAACCCACAAGGCCGATGCTGATGTGCCCGGCCTTATCGTTATAGCTGCCATGCTTGGCATACTGCACGATGATATTGGCCGCAGTGCACTGCTTGCCGGTTTCCTTATCGGTAAAGGGCTTATTGCCGATTGCGCGGCTGTAAAGCCCGGTATCCGCATTATAAGTGTAGATGACCTTGTTAAACGAGCTGTAGGGCAGCGTCAAGGTCTGTACGCTCTCGCCCGCCAAAGGCGCATCGCTCCCCCCGCGGAAATTGGCAAACTGCCGCGGCGTCTGCGGCATCTTTACGCCATTTCCGTACAGGTTCGTCACCTCGCTGATATTGACATAGGCGTTATGTGGGCTCTTTCGCGAGGAATCCCGCCAGAAATAATTTTTCTCCGTCATGCCATCTAAATGCCCGCGCAGGGTGATCTGCTTAAACTTCTTATAGACGTTGGAGGCATTGGGGTCGTTAGCTCCGCCGAAATGGGTGTAGATACCGTCCCATTCCTGGGCCAAGTCCAGGTAGTAGATGCGCGCGCTGCGCACCGGCCCCACCTTTTCGGGCGGAAGCTGGGTCGCATACACCAGCATGAACCGGGTGATCTGCCCCTCTACATAGGCTTCGTAGATCACATCCGCCTGATTAAAGCCGGACTGCGGACGCGCTTCCGGCGAATTCTCCACCATTACCTCCACCGGGCGGTAATCAAGCGTGGTCGGCAACCCCGTCGTGGTAGAAAGGTTGAGCGGTTCCGCCGTCGGCTCCGGCGTCTGGGTCACTTTAGGCTCCAGCACGATTTCCGGAGTCGCCTCCGGAGTAGGAGAAGCCGAAGGTTCCGGCTGCACGGTCTGGCAGCCAGCTGTGATCAGCAGGGCGCAAAGCAGCCCCGCCAAGATAGTTTTTAACTTGTGCATGATCAAATGCGCCTCTTTTACGCGGGCCTAATAGGCTCCTTTTTTGGAGAAGATCGCAAAGAAAGTCTTTATCATGATGCCCACATCCATCCAAAAGCCCATATGGTCCACATAATAAAGGTCCTTTTCCATTCTTTCTTCCAGGGTCAAATCATTGCGTCCGTTTACCTGTGCATAGCCGCTCATCCCGGGGCGCACGGTATGGCGGCGCAGGTGCTCCGGCCTGCACATCAGCGTTTCTTCGATGATGAACGGGCGCGGCCCCACCAGGCTCATCTCGCCTTTAATGATATTGAACAGCTGCGGCAACTCATCCAGGCTGAACCGGCGCAGCACCGCGCCTACCCGGGTGACCCGCGGGTCGTTCTCATGCTGGATAAATTCGTTTTTGCAATCCTTGCTCTGCTTTACTTCCGCCGCACGCTGCTCGGCGTCATACACCATGGTGCGGAACTTGTACATGCGGAACAGGCGCATATCCTTGCCCACCCGTTCCTGCACGAAAAAGACCGGGCCGCGCGAATCCAGTTTAATGCACAGCGCGAAGATGGGCAGAACGATAACAAAGAAAATCAGCAACACAAAAGACCCGATAATATCGCATACCCGCTTGACCTTATCATATGGCCGTTTGCGCTCTTTGCTATATTCCAGCGCGAACTGCCGCCTTTCCTGCAACAGCCTGCGCCGTTCTTCAGCATTTTCAACCGTCATGAGGCATCCTCTTTCGAGGCGGCGGAAAAAAGCCCCGCCGCAAAATAGCCCGCCCAAAAGAGCGATAGGCATATAGCAAACACTTGCTACATTATACTTTTTTACGGTTCCCCCG
Above is a genomic segment from Luoshenia tenuis containing:
- a CDS encoding DUF3048 domain-containing protein; this encodes MHKLKTILAGLLCALLITAGCQTVQPEPSASPTPEATPEIVLEPKVTQTPEPTAEPLNLSTTTGLPTTLDYRPVEVMVENSPEARPQSGFNQADVIYEAYVEGQITRFMLVYATQLPPEKVGPVRSARIYYLDLAQEWDGIYTHFGGANDPNASNVYKKFKQITLRGHLDGMTEKNYFWRDSSRKSPHNAYVNISEVTNLYGNGVKMPQTPRQFANFRGGSDAPLAGESVQTLTLPYSSFNKVIYTYNADTGLYSRAIGNKPFTDKETGKQCTAANIIVQYAKHGSYNDKAGHISIGLVGSGNAEYYCDGVMRKGTWEKTSETAQTVFKDEDGKVITLAPGNTYVQIVPTNFKVTRG
- a CDS encoding sugar transferase; this translates as MTVENAEERRRLLQERRQFALEYSKERKRPYDKVKRVCDIIGSFVLLIFFVIVLPIFALCIKLDSRGPVFFVQERVGKDMRLFRMYKFRTMVYDAEQRAAEVKQSKDCKNEFIQHENDPRVTRVGAVLRRFSLDELPQLFNIIKGEMSLVGPRPFIIEETLMCRPEHLRRHTVRPGMSGYAQVNGRNDLTLEERMEKDLYYVDHMGFWMDVGIMIKTFFAIFSKKGAY
- a CDS encoding cyclase family protein translates to MWIDATVPMENGMPVWPGDEPFCMAIEQTAQVAGAVSTQSRFGQGTHCGTHIDAPFHYDPAGARVDAFDAQVLVGPAYVLDLTGQLTGHIRTQDVQGRFPEGCKRLLIKTDNSKWLGSGGFRSDFIALEPEAAAYLARQGIQLLGIDAFSIGPMGRIGDQTHRAFLKGRLAVALETVPLREVRSGAIQLICAPLKLAGAEAAPARVWIWQEEG